The Pseudomonadota bacterium genome includes a window with the following:
- a CDS encoding AsmA family protein produces the protein MRSLMKFLGIAIGIVLLLIVVTFAAVALLVDPNDYRDRIETLVAEQTGRELRIDGDIKLAFFPWIGLEIGAVRLSNAPGFGDEPFAAVNELTARLRLLPLLERNIEFGTLVLDGLRLNLAVDKTGRTNWDDLLTASESAEPAPKPEPEGEVTTEPDGEVAGGFSMESLTVARVRISDAAFSWDDRRAGSLYRVTNLSAETGLVHLGESFPVSIAFDFDSSEPKLSLHAELKAEVGLDLAAQTYAINDLRITTEARGDVIPGGQIDAALAANVLADLANGRLAVGDLRLTSPAVAIDPSMVFSDIELGGEVSGDLNAMQFTIPALQLSARAEGEAIPGGPHDLNVALNGAVDLEADTARVDKLSIQGAGLRVEGDAKVRNLTGALAYTGTVRLVESSPRDVLATLAIEIPETSDPEVLRRAALTSGFSGNLDAAKLQSLLLTLDETTIKGDLGIGWSGKLAVTGDLAADRLNVDRYLPPSAEEPAPDVPAEPVPDDGEATEDVELPLEVLQQFDANVRVRFAELTAMDVVMKDVEVAVRLNNGLLEASPFRAALYDGTFDADIRVDARPGKEPTMVAAPRVKGVQIGRLLEDFAGGEYLTGLGNLDISLQGRGATLNSLLDSAAGKLNFEFRNGEIVGIDLLNQIRRAYLKLQNLDPGPEEVEGTTPYTELTGSAELGNGVLNNRALTLSSPLLSVSGQGQLDVRSLDLNYVVTTTVLTTGIGTADKILGQLKGQPIPVNITGPVTSPKVRPDLRGMLEARARKELAGEQEKLQQKLDEESAKLQEKLEKEQQELDEKLQKEQEKLKKKAQEKIDEGLRKLFD, from the coding sequence ATGAGAAGTCTGATGAAGTTTCTGGGTATCGCGATCGGCATCGTCCTTTTGCTCATCGTGGTGACTTTTGCTGCTGTCGCGCTGCTCGTCGATCCCAACGACTATCGTGATCGAATCGAAACGTTGGTGGCTGAACAAACCGGCCGCGAGTTGCGAATTGACGGGGATATCAAGCTGGCGTTCTTCCCCTGGATCGGCTTGGAGATCGGCGCGGTACGTCTCAGCAACGCGCCCGGTTTTGGCGACGAACCCTTTGCGGCCGTGAACGAACTCACTGCGCGGTTGCGGTTGCTGCCACTGCTCGAGCGGAATATCGAGTTCGGAACGCTCGTTTTGGATGGGTTGCGTCTGAATCTGGCGGTGGATAAGACAGGCCGAACCAACTGGGACGATCTCCTGACCGCCAGCGAGTCGGCCGAGCCTGCGCCCAAACCGGAGCCGGAAGGCGAAGTGACAACTGAACCCGACGGCGAGGTGGCGGGCGGTTTTTCCATGGAGTCTTTGACGGTTGCCCGGGTGCGAATATCCGATGCCGCTTTCAGTTGGGATGATCGCCGCGCGGGCAGTCTGTATCGGGTCACGAATCTCAGTGCCGAGACGGGCCTGGTTCATTTGGGGGAAAGTTTTCCCGTCAGCATTGCCTTCGATTTTGACAGTTCTGAGCCAAAGTTGAGTTTGCACGCCGAGCTTAAAGCTGAAGTGGGTTTGGATCTGGCGGCGCAAACCTACGCGATCAACGACTTGCGCATCACTACCGAGGCTCGGGGTGATGTGATTCCCGGCGGCCAGATCGATGCCGCCCTGGCGGCGAATGTGCTCGCAGATTTGGCCAATGGGCGCTTGGCGGTGGGCGACCTTCGTTTAACCAGCCCGGCCGTCGCCATCGACCCCTCGATGGTCTTTAGCGACATTGAGCTTGGCGGTGAGGTATCCGGCGACCTGAACGCCATGCAATTTACCATTCCGGCGCTGCAGTTGTCCGCTAGGGCCGAAGGCGAAGCCATTCCCGGTGGGCCTCACGATCTCAACGTGGCGCTCAACGGTGCAGTCGATTTGGAAGCCGACACCGCTCGCGTCGATAAGCTGAGCATCCAAGGCGCAGGGCTCCGCGTGGAGGGCGATGCCAAAGTCCGAAATTTAACCGGGGCGTTGGCGTACACCGGTACGGTGCGTTTGGTTGAGTCGTCCCCGCGGGATGTCCTGGCCACGCTGGCCATTGAAATCCCTGAGACCAGTGATCCCGAGGTCTTGCGACGCGCGGCGTTGACGTCCGGATTCTCGGGAAACCTTGATGCCGCGAAGTTACAGTCGCTGCTTCTGACGCTGGACGAGACCACGATCAAGGGCGATCTCGGCATCGGTTGGTCCGGCAAGCTGGCCGTGACCGGAGATCTCGCCGCGGATCGGCTCAACGTCGATCGCTACCTGCCACCAAGCGCGGAAGAGCCGGCGCCTGATGTGCCAGCGGAACCGGTGCCCGACGATGGCGAAGCCACCGAGGATGTTGAGTTGCCGCTGGAGGTGTTACAGCAGTTCGATGCCAACGTCCGCGTGAGATTCGCCGAATTGACCGCCATGGATGTTGTTATGAAAGACGTCGAAGTGGCGGTTCGTCTGAACAACGGTTTGCTCGAAGCCTCACCGTTTCGCGCGGCGTTGTACGACGGCACGTTTGATGCTGATATTCGAGTCGACGCCCGGCCGGGTAAAGAACCCACGATGGTGGCTGCGCCTCGGGTCAAGGGTGTGCAGATTGGCCGTTTGCTGGAGGATTTTGCAGGGGGTGAATATCTCACCGGATTGGGGAATCTGGATATTTCCCTGCAGGGACGGGGTGCGACCCTCAACAGTCTCCTCGATTCCGCCGCAGGCAAACTGAACTTCGAGTTTCGAAACGGTGAAATCGTGGGTATCGATCTGCTTAACCAGATACGCCGCGCCTATCTCAAATTGCAGAATCTCGACCCCGGCCCTGAGGAAGTGGAAGGCACGACGCCTTACACGGAGTTGACTGGTAGCGCCGAATTGGGCAACGGAGTCCTTAACAATCGGGCGCTGACGCTCTCCTCGCCGCTGCTCAGTGTCAGTGGGCAGGGCCAACTGGATGTTCGCTCTCTCGACTTGAATTACGTCGTGACCACCACCGTACTCACGACCGGAATCGGTACGGCGGATAAAATACTCGGCCAGCTTAAGGGGCAACCGATACCCGTTAACATTACCGGTCCGGTCACCAGCCCAAAAGTCAGGCCGGATTTGCGCGGAATGCTGGAAGCCCGAGCCCGTAAAGAGCTGGCTGGCGAGCAAGAAAAGCTACAACAGAAGCTGGATGAGGAGTCGGCGAAGCTCCAAGAGAAACTCGAGAAAGAGCAGCAAGAGTTGGATGAGAAGCTTCAAAAAGAGCAGGAAAAGCTCAAGAAAAAAGCCCAAGAGAAGATCGACGAAGGCTTACGCAAACTGTTCGACTGA
- the mutY gene encoding A/G-specific adenine glycosylase: protein MDWEGGADPSVFADRLLRWFDHAGRHDLPWQGTGDAYRVWVSEIMLQQTQVNTVIPYYQRFMARFPDVTALAAASEDVVLGAWSGLGYYARARNLHRAARQVVALYDGRFPVEFDQLINLPGVGRSTAGAIAALAAGRRHPILDGNVKRVLSRLFAIGGDPSSARVQRALWDMADTLTPRVRVADYTQAVMDLGATVCTRARPDCAQCPVSDLCSAYRQGEQHAFPAPRRRVRIKTRQLCFVIVGRARDEVLLERRAADGIWGGLWCFPEVADSRGVDEWCRVHLGVPVQAREVWDPIEHVLTHLRLKITPVRVLMPPGSVDAPQAAYRRGVWYTIGQPAPGGLAAPVRALINQLSL, encoded by the coding sequence ATGGACTGGGAGGGCGGGGCTGACCCGTCGGTATTCGCCGATCGGTTGCTGAGGTGGTTTGACCATGCCGGGCGACACGATTTGCCCTGGCAGGGAACCGGTGATGCCTACCGGGTCTGGGTCAGTGAGATCATGTTGCAGCAAACCCAGGTTAACACGGTGATCCCGTACTACCAGCGGTTCATGGCGCGGTTTCCTGACGTGACGGCTCTGGCCGCCGCGTCGGAAGACGTCGTCTTGGGAGCGTGGTCGGGCCTGGGCTATTACGCCCGGGCCCGAAATTTGCACCGTGCGGCCCGACAGGTGGTCGCTCTCTACGATGGCCGTTTCCCGGTCGAGTTCGACCAGCTGATCAACTTACCCGGTGTGGGTCGTTCCACTGCCGGCGCCATTGCGGCCTTAGCCGCCGGGCGACGTCATCCCATTCTCGATGGCAACGTCAAACGCGTGCTCAGTCGCCTGTTCGCGATCGGTGGCGATCCGTCGTCGGCAAGGGTTCAGCGCGCACTGTGGGATATGGCCGATACGCTGACGCCACGGGTTAGGGTGGCTGATTACACCCAGGCGGTCATGGATCTAGGTGCCACCGTGTGCACGCGGGCTCGGCCCGACTGTGCGCAGTGTCCCGTGTCGGATCTTTGCTCGGCTTACCGTCAGGGCGAGCAGCACGCGTTTCCTGCACCCCGTCGGCGGGTGCGGATCAAAACCCGGCAACTGTGTTTCGTCATCGTCGGGCGGGCGCGTGATGAGGTTTTACTGGAGCGCCGAGCGGCAGATGGAATTTGGGGCGGGCTCTGGTGTTTTCCTGAGGTTGCTGATTCCCGAGGCGTCGATGAATGGTGCCGTGTTCATCTGGGCGTTCCGGTTCAGGCGCGGGAAGTGTGGGACCCCATAGAGCATGTTCTTACTCACCTACGCTTGAAGATCACGCCGGTCAGGGTCTTGATGCCTCCCGGTTCAGTCGATGCACCACAAGCTGCCTATCGACGCGGGGTTTGGTATACAATTGGCCAGCCGGCGCCAGGGGGGCTTGCCGCGCCTGTCCGAGCACTCATCAATCAGCTGTCGTTGTGA